In Spirochaetota bacterium, a genomic segment contains:
- a CDS encoding FAD:protein FMN transferase: MNRIALPILLLILLSCQKPVNHVTRPLMGTSVNLTMVCDTELAGAAAGAAFGEIERIEKLLSPVRPESDLYRLNHGGSAGPVTVTGETRDLIKRSVDLSAETGGCFDITFAALEGLWNYKDKNFTPPSPGAVAILLPLVGSKNIILNPDGKSISFARPGVKIGLGAIAKGYAVMKGVEALKGKGVKAGIVDAGGDLQVFGKKFFGSWVTGLRHPRKDAILLTIDLEDMDAIATSGDYERFVMRNGVRYHHIIDPRSGYPTKTFTSVSVISKSAALSDAYATAIFVMGLEKAREFLKQHGEIDVILADDKVNLYISKRLKERITVLEKHAIEWL; encoded by the coding sequence ATGAATCGAATTGCCCTGCCGATATTACTGCTCATCCTCCTGTCCTGTCAGAAGCCGGTCAACCATGTGACCAGGCCCCTGATGGGGACCTCCGTGAATCTCACCATGGTGTGCGACACGGAACTGGCGGGCGCGGCGGCCGGGGCCGCCTTCGGCGAGATAGAGCGCATAGAGAAGCTCCTGAGCCCGGTAAGGCCCGAAAGCGACCTCTACCGGCTTAACCATGGAGGGTCAGCCGGCCCTGTGACGGTGACCGGGGAGACCAGGGATCTCATAAAGAGGTCGGTCGATCTATCCGCTGAGACCGGGGGGTGCTTTGATATAACATTCGCCGCCCTGGAGGGCCTCTGGAACTATAAGGATAAGAATTTTACGCCGCCGTCGCCCGGCGCTGTGGCCATCCTGCTTCCCCTGGTGGGGTCGAAGAACATCATTCTGAATCCTGATGGCAAGAGTATATCCTTCGCGCGGCCCGGCGTGAAGATCGGCCTGGGCGCCATAGCCAAGGGTTACGCGGTGATGAAGGGGGTCGAGGCTCTCAAAGGCAAGGGGGTGAAGGCAGGCATTGTCGACGCCGGCGGCGACCTGCAGGTCTTCGGCAAGAAATTCTTCGGATCATGGGTGACGGGACTCCGCCATCCCCGCAAGGACGCCATCCTTCTCACCATAGACCTGGAGGACATGGACGCCATAGCCACGAGCGGCGACTACGAGCGTTTTGTCATGCGCAATGGCGTGAGGTACCACCATATCATCGACCCCCGCTCCGGATATCCCACGAAGACCTTCACATCCGTATCGGTGATATCAAAGAGCGCGGCGCTATCGGACGCCTATGCCACCGCAATCTTCGTGATGGGCCTTGAAAAGGCGCGGGAATTTCTGAAGCAGCACGGCGAGATCGACGTGATCCTCGCGGACGACAAGGTAAACCTCTATATTTCAAAACGCCTCAAGGAAAGGATAACGGTTTTAGAAAAGCATGCGATTGAATGGTTATAG